A window from Lachnoanaerobaculum umeaense encodes these proteins:
- a CDS encoding IS1182 family transposase, whose amino-acid sequence MLTVNYYNDFFEIGQQKINFSFYELSLPDDDPVYTLKKVMEDLDFSGLLANCSDKGRTGYNPIMMYAVITYANMRGIRSIDRIVDLCERDIAFIWLTQGRKPKRDAFYEFKSKKLTSDILDDLNYQFMRRLQKEGFVTLKELFIDGTKIEANANRYTFVWRGSINYHLAGLLDSIDKLYSDYNSFLQDNGFGEKYELGNAQMFVIDGIDRVRDIIEKNRKRKITKHKKLSNNRIIEIDNCSPIEILKLQKNLMTIADGEGIVFVNGKGKRKPKLQQLYEELEHCGQRLMHYKECFEIMGKDRNSYSKTDLEATFMRMKEDHMLNGQLKPAYNVQIAVENYFIVHSYVSNDRTDYNALIPVLEKHKEAFGEVLEEVTADSGYCSEKNLLYLKENKIDSYIKLQDHEKRKTRAYSKDIGKYYNMKTMVFEDEQVYICHDGRELRHINTEKKKQNGYTQTYEVYGCSDCSGCEHKSKCLYKYNPDKDVDKNKVMKINEVWEELREKSHANIQSEKGILKRQTRSIQTEGHFGDIKENEDFRRFNYRSSDKVYKEFMLFAIGRNINKYHRFLYAKLKKFEGKPQEKTA is encoded by the coding sequence ATGCTCACAGTTAATTATTATAACGACTTTTTTGAAATAGGTCAACAGAAAATCAACTTTAGCTTCTATGAATTGAGTTTACCCGATGACGATCCAGTCTATACCCTAAAAAAAGTTATGGAGGATTTAGATTTTTCCGGACTATTAGCCAATTGTTCGGACAAGGGAAGAACAGGGTACAACCCGATCATGATGTATGCAGTTATTACTTATGCAAATATGCGTGGAATACGCTCTATTGATCGTATTGTGGATTTATGTGAAAGAGATATTGCTTTTATCTGGCTTACTCAAGGGAGGAAGCCTAAAAGAGATGCTTTTTATGAATTTAAAAGTAAAAAACTTACTTCAGATATTTTGGATGACTTAAACTATCAGTTTATGAGACGATTACAAAAGGAAGGATTTGTAACATTAAAAGAATTGTTTATTGATGGAACAAAAATAGAAGCTAATGCTAATCGTTATACTTTTGTATGGCGTGGAAGTATTAATTATCATCTTGCAGGTCTGCTGGATTCTATTGATAAGCTTTATTCAGACTATAATTCTTTTTTACAAGATAATGGATTTGGTGAAAAGTACGAGCTTGGAAATGCACAAATGTTTGTGATTGACGGGATTGATAGAGTTAGAGATATTATTGAAAAAAACAGAAAAAGAAAGATTACGAAACATAAAAAGCTATCTAATAACCGTATTATAGAGATTGATAACTGCTCGCCTATTGAAATACTTAAGCTTCAGAAAAACCTTATGACTATTGCTGACGGAGAAGGTATTGTATTTGTTAACGGAAAGGGTAAGAGAAAGCCAAAGCTTCAACAACTCTATGAAGAACTTGAACATTGTGGACAGCGATTAATGCACTATAAAGAATGTTTTGAGATTATGGGGAAAGATAGAAACAGCTATTCCAAAACTGATTTGGAAGCAACCTTTATGCGAATGAAGGAAGATCATATGCTTAATGGGCAGCTAAAGCCTGCATACAATGTACAGATAGCGGTAGAGAATTATTTTATTGTACATAGTTATGTAAGTAATGATCGTACAGATTATAATGCATTAATTCCGGTCCTTGAAAAGCATAAGGAAGCATTCGGAGAAGTACTTGAAGAAGTGACGGCAGACAGCGGTTATTGTAGTGAGAAAAATCTCTTATATCTAAAAGAAAATAAGATAGATAGTTATATAAAACTACAGGATCATGAAAAACGAAAAACAAGAGCATACAGTAAAGATATAGGTAAATACTACAACATGAAGACAATGGTATTTGAAGATGAGCAAGTCTATATCTGTCATGACGGCCGTGAACTTAGACATATCAACACAGAAAAGAAAAAACAGAATGGTTATACACAAACATATGAAGTATATGGATGTTCAGACTGTAGTGGATGTGAACATAAGTCTAAATGCTTATACAAATATAATCCTGATAAAGATGTTGATAAGAACAAAGTGATGAAGATCAATGAAGTATGGGAAGAGCTTCGAGAGAAATCACATGCTAACATACAGAGTGAAAAAGGTATTCTGAAACGACAGACACGGTCTATTCAAACGGAAGGTCATTTTGGAGATATTAAAGAGAATGAAGATTTCCGACGCTTTAACTATCGTTCTTCAGATAAGGTATATAAAGAATTTATGCTTTTTGCGATAGGAAGAAATATAAACAAATATCATCGTTTTCTCTACGCAAAACTAAAGAAATTTGAAGGAAAACCACAGGAGAAAACCGCATAG
- a CDS encoding TM1812 family CRISPR-associated protein — protein sequence MSAMILMAVGAFNGRNNPGMDKGDYFRGIGNDGKDVIINDCRSQGESVVRYFLEIMPSDEEVDIVMLCSRKTLEMDERNGTYKKGNIYSAVSYLKERIERSPEKGKHKINYKIIKLYKNKLPNEHRLQEADDIDPSIPLMPANKEEESFFPEDEIGAISRAVEYIHYKKLQEKKTFKLYIDTHGGLRDIVFSMSAVNSLLYVGEAIRPKLISGINMASARIENQSEKFNVFNFFSGINEFLHFGNADILSEYVDIKSDFSYLTGADPSVQKIAKQIVKDMQKISYGVQMSDPRAFMEGLKELGNEFEKSSESNLKNTPFGILEQKIKDEYGSLLTNPNILDLIIWCVEHGLIQQALTFVESMLPYYYWDKKLLYFDKEQLKRFDEDENMAFNRYISRFRFNQQKTNKEMNFFAYHLLENTGEYEVTWARPRSTTLRYYHPESAAKGEDLEAKSRWIYNDNYGNVKLEDFRNKVLPLLQSHRILKIIRSSFNHGNLEYRISLPKLKRFILNYISELKKAKK from the coding sequence ATGTCTGCTATGATACTTATGGCGGTCGGTGCATTTAATGGAAGAAATAATCCCGGCATGGATAAAGGAGACTATTTTCGTGGCATTGGAAATGATGGAAAAGATGTCATTATTAATGATTGCAGATCTCAAGGAGAAAGTGTAGTTAGATATTTTTTGGAAATAATGCCTTCTGACGAAGAAGTAGATATTGTAATGCTTTGCAGTAGGAAAACTTTGGAGATGGATGAGAGAAACGGTACTTATAAAAAGGGAAATATTTATAGTGCTGTATCTTATTTGAAAGAAAGAATTGAGAGATCACCGGAAAAGGGAAAACATAAGATAAATTATAAGATAATAAAATTGTATAAGAATAAACTTCCAAATGAACATAGATTGCAGGAAGCGGATGATATAGATCCTTCGATTCCTTTGATGCCTGCAAATAAGGAAGAAGAGAGTTTCTTCCCTGAAGATGAAATTGGAGCTATTTCAAGGGCGGTAGAGTACATTCATTATAAGAAGTTACAAGAGAAAAAAACGTTTAAACTGTATATAGATACTCATGGTGGGCTAAGAGATATAGTATTTTCTATGAGTGCAGTTAATTCTCTGCTATATGTAGGAGAAGCTATCAGGCCAAAACTTATAAGTGGAATAAATATGGCATCAGCAAGAATAGAAAATCAGAGTGAAAAATTTAATGTGTTTAATTTCTTTTCAGGCATTAATGAATTTTTGCATTTTGGGAATGCAGATATATTGTCAGAATATGTTGATATAAAAAGTGATTTTTCATACCTGACAGGAGCTGATCCAAGTGTACAAAAAATTGCAAAGCAAATTGTAAAAGATATGCAAAAGATTTCTTATGGAGTACAAATGTCAGATCCTAGGGCGTTTATGGAGGGTTTGAAGGAACTTGGAAATGAATTTGAGAAAAGTAGTGAGAGCAATCTAAAAAATACTCCATTTGGAATATTAGAACAAAAGATAAAAGATGAATATGGAAGTTTATTGACAAATCCAAATATTTTAGACCTTATCATTTGGTGTGTTGAACATGGATTGATTCAACAAGCATTAACATTTGTAGAATCAATGCTACCGTATTATTATTGGGATAAGAAACTTTTGTATTTTGATAAGGAACAACTAAAAAGATTTGATGAAGACGAAAATATGGCTTTTAACAGATATATAAGCAGGTTCCGTTTCAATCAGCAAAAGACAAATAAAGAGATGAACTTTTTTGCATACCATTTGTTAGAGAACACCGGAGAATATGAGGTGACTTGGGCAAGGCCAAGAAGTACTACTTTGAGATATTATCATCCTGAAAGTGCCGCAAAGGGAGAGGACCTGGAAGCAAAAAGTAGATGGATCTACAATGATAATTATGGAAATGTGAAATTAGAGGACTTCCGCAATAAAGTATTGCCTCTATTGCAAAGCCACCGTATTTTAAAAATAATCCGTAGTTCATTTAACCATGGAAATTTAGAGTATAGAATAAGCCTCCCGAAATTAAAAAGATTTATACTAAATTATATTTCCGAGTTGAAAAAAGCTAAGAAATAG
- a CDS encoding ABC transporter ATP-binding protein, with the protein MNLSQNSENILEVSNVSFGYDERNIISNINLTLRENELISLLGVSGSGKSTLFNIISGLLKPNNGQVIYRGKDITGKTGLISYSFQKDLLLPYMTIEENVSLPLLIKKEKKTDAIKKANEMLREFKLDAYASKYPKELSGGMRQRIALIRTYLFSKDVSLLDEPFSALDAITKDEMHEWYMNMRNKYNISTIFITHDVDEAVLLSDRIYILGDGTIKSELKIEGKSRDNSFKLSKEFLDYKKEVLSCLESSNVLIKS; encoded by the coding sequence ATGAATTTATCACAAAATAGTGAAAATATATTGGAAGTGTCAAATGTAAGCTTTGGATATGATGAAAGAAATATCATCTCAAATATAAATTTGACACTGAGGGAGAATGAATTGATCTCACTCCTTGGAGTAAGTGGCAGTGGAAAGAGCACATTGTTTAATATAATATCAGGATTGCTAAAGCCAAATAATGGGCAGGTAATATACAGAGGTAAGGATATTACAGGAAAAACAGGGCTTATAAGTTATTCGTTTCAAAAAGACTTGCTTTTGCCATATATGACTATTGAAGAAAATGTGTCATTGCCTCTTTTGATAAAAAAAGAGAAGAAGACAGATGCTATAAAAAAGGCAAATGAGATGTTGAGAGAATTTAAACTGGATGCCTATGCCTCAAAATATCCAAAAGAGCTGTCCGGTGGTATGAGACAAAGGATTGCACTTATCAGAACATATCTTTTTTCAAAGGATGTATCTTTGTTAGATGAACCATTTTCCGCTTTGGATGCTATCACAAAGGATGAAATGCATGAGTGGTATATGAATATGAGAAATAAATACAATATTTCAACTATATTTATAACACATGATGTGGATGAGGCAGTGCTTTTATCAGATAGAATATATATACTTGGAGACGGTACCATAAAATCAGAGCTGAAAATAGAGGGAAAGAGCAGAGACAATTCATTTAAACTGAGCAAGGAATTTCTTGACTATAAAAAAGAGGTATTGAGTTGCCTTGAGAGCAGTAATGTGCTTATAAAAAGCTAA
- a CDS encoding ABC transporter substrate-binding protein, with translation MRKTIRKILAVVGLGALVLASTACGAKKPANTDSKKLTLVLDWTPNTNHTGFYVALEKGYYKDAGIELEIVQPPEDGAEVLVASGKANFGISFQDTMAGALSGDNPLPIKAVAAITQHNTSGIMSRRGDGITSPKGLEGKNYATWDMPIEKAILKNVVEKDGGDFGKVNLIPSTVTDEVSALSSNQVDAIWVYYGWAGIAANVKGFGFDYFAFKDINPTFDYYTPVLFTNDDMIKNDKETVKSFIEATKKGYEYAAGNPKESAEILLKYAPEIDKELAMASQEYLSTCYIDNDIPWGYIDATRWGDFYRWLNENNLLESPIDEGAGLDNEFITK, from the coding sequence GTGAGAAAAACAATTAGAAAAATTTTGGCAGTAGTTGGTTTAGGTGCACTAGTTTTGGCAAGTACAGCATGTGGAGCTAAAAAGCCTGCAAATACAGATAGTAAGAAGCTTACATTGGTTCTGGATTGGACACCTAATACAAATCATACAGGATTTTATGTAGCATTAGAAAAAGGATATTATAAAGATGCAGGTATAGAACTCGAAATAGTACAGCCACCTGAGGATGGTGCAGAGGTATTGGTTGCAAGCGGCAAGGCAAATTTTGGTATATCCTTTCAAGATACTATGGCAGGAGCGCTATCAGGTGACAATCCATTGCCTATAAAGGCTGTTGCTGCAATAACACAGCATAATACTTCAGGAATAATGTCTAGAAGAGGTGATGGTATTACATCTCCAAAGGGACTTGAAGGAAAAAATTATGCCACTTGGGATATGCCTATAGAAAAGGCTATATTAAAGAATGTAGTAGAAAAAGACGGAGGAGATTTCGGCAAGGTAAACCTGATACCGTCAACTGTTACAGATGAAGTTTCAGCCCTTAGCAGTAACCAGGTAGATGCAATATGGGTATACTATGGTTGGGCAGGTATTGCAGCCAATGTCAAGGGTTTTGGGTTTGATTATTTTGCATTCAAAGATATCAATCCTACATTTGATTACTATACTCCGGTTTTATTTACAAATGATGATATGATAAAGAATGACAAGGAAACTGTAAAGAGCTTTATTGAGGCAACAAAAAAAGGATATGAGTATGCCGCAGGTAATCCTAAGGAATCGGCTGAAATACTTTTAAAGTATGCACCTGAAATAGATAAGGAACTTGCAATGGCATCACAGGAGTATTTATCTACTTGCTATATAGATAATGATATACCATGGGGCTATATAGATGCGACAAGATGGGGAGATTTTTATAGATGGTTAAATGAGAATAATCTATTGGAAAGCCCTATAGATGAGGGAGCAGGACTTGATAATGAATTTATCACAAAATAG
- a CDS encoding ABC transporter permease, whose amino-acid sequence MRNKRDNIYPITFGIVFLLLWQIFCTLQIIPVYLMPSPLQIAKAVIGDFPLLMYHLLYTLSESIIGLFAGVVLGLLFALVMDRFARVYKTFYPIIIISQTIPTIAIAPLLVLWFGYDLLPKVILIVLVTFFPITIGVLESFKSTDRDEINLLKSMGASEFDIYRYIKLPSSMGKFFAALKISASYSVVGGVISEWLGGFRGLGVYMTRVRKAYAFDKMFAVIIIISILSLLLLRAVDLLQKVSMPWEERREKNN is encoded by the coding sequence ATGAGAAATAAAAGAGATAATATATACCCAATTACCTTTGGTATTGTATTTTTATTACTTTGGCAGATATTTTGTACATTACAAATAATTCCGGTATATCTGATGCCATCGCCTCTTCAAATAGCAAAGGCAGTGATAGGAGATTTTCCTTTATTGATGTATCATCTTTTGTATACATTGTCAGAGAGTATAATAGGTTTATTTGCAGGAGTGGTATTGGGGCTTTTGTTTGCTTTAGTAATGGATAGATTTGCAAGAGTCTATAAAACATTTTATCCTATCATCATCATCAGCCAGACAATACCAACTATTGCTATTGCACCACTATTGGTATTATGGTTCGGATATGATCTTTTACCAAAGGTTATATTGATAGTGCTGGTAACATTTTTTCCTATTACGATAGGTGTACTGGAAAGTTTCAAAAGTACAGATAGAGATGAAATAAATCTGCTTAAGTCTATGGGGGCAAGTGAGTTTGATATATATAGATATATCAAATTGCCATCATCAATGGGTAAATTTTTTGCAGCATTAAAAATTTCAGCTTCATACTCAGTTGTAGGAGGAGTTATATCAGAGTGGCTTGGAGGTTTTAGAGGTCTGGGAGTATATATGACCAGAGTAAGAAAGGCATATGCCTTTGATAAGATGTTTGCAGTGATAATCATTATTTCAATACTAAGTTTATTATTATTAAGGGCAGTGGATCTATTACAAAAGGTATCCATGCCATGGGAGGAAAGACGTGAGAAAAACAATTAG
- a CDS encoding thiamine-binding protein: protein MNASVAIQTLPEVYDNEEIVRIVDEVIAYIKSTGLKYYVGPFETTIEGDYDELMDIIKECQHVAIRAGAPGVMAYIKVSFRPDGDLLTIDRKVTKHHLDEK, encoded by the coding sequence ATGAATGCAAGTGTAGCTATACAAACATTACCGGAAGTTTATGATAATGAGGAAATTGTAAGAATAGTTGATGAGGTAATAGCATATATAAAGAGCACAGGCTTAAAATATTATGTTGGACCATTTGAAACTACAATAGAGGGGGATTATGATGAGTTAATGGATATTATAAAGGAATGTCAGCATGTAGCGATAAGAGCAGGTGCTCCGGGAGTGATGGCATATATCAAAGTAAGCTTCAGACCGGATGGAGATTTACTTACTATAGATAGAAAGGTAACAAAACACCATTTAGATGAGAAATAA
- a CDS encoding ISNCY family transposase gives MDEQRKYEVIKGLVDHPDTANKDRAALILGCTKRHINRMIQGYIKDGKAFFIHGNRGKKPATTICPDIRSQVLDLYRTKYYEANFEHFTELLKKHEGISISSSSVMSILESEYILSPKATKAKRRRIKQTLRAKKEAATSKRELSQIQANLVAVEDAHSRRPRCAYFGELLQMDATPYEWVPGQIWHLHLAIDDASGVVTGAWFDTQETLNGYYHVFEQILTDYGIPYKFLTDKRTVFTYKKKGALSDDKDTYTQFAYACKQLGTQLESSSVPQAKGRIERLNQTLQSRLPIEFRLAGVTDIHKANEFIYHYIKEFNEKFALPLYGIKSVFETQPSKEKINLTLAVLTERTVDAGHAIQFEKKFYKMIDNKGLQTHYRKGTKVMLIKAFDRSMFVCVNDKDIYALEEIPAHEHKSKDLDADYKQPKPRKPYIPPMNHPWRLDAFNKFAHSQPHRIEEDIKSA, from the coding sequence ATGGATGAACAAAGAAAGTATGAAGTTATCAAAGGTCTGGTAGATCACCCCGATACAGCTAATAAGGATAGAGCTGCTCTTATCCTAGGATGCACCAAAAGGCATATAAACCGTATGATACAGGGTTATATTAAAGATGGTAAGGCATTCTTTATTCATGGTAACAGAGGCAAAAAGCCGGCTACCACTATCTGTCCTGATATCAGAAGTCAGGTTCTTGATCTATACAGAACTAAATACTACGAAGCTAACTTTGAACACTTTACAGAGCTTCTAAAAAAGCATGAAGGCATAAGTATCTCTTCTTCCTCTGTAATGAGTATTTTGGAGTCAGAGTACATTCTATCTCCAAAGGCTACAAAAGCTAAGCGTAGACGCATTAAGCAAACTCTCAGAGCTAAGAAGGAAGCTGCAACATCAAAAAGGGAATTATCACAGATACAAGCTAACTTAGTAGCAGTTGAAGATGCTCACAGTCGTCGTCCAAGATGTGCTTATTTTGGTGAATTGCTTCAGATGGATGCTACCCCTTATGAATGGGTGCCGGGACAGATATGGCATCTACATTTGGCTATTGATGATGCCTCAGGTGTTGTCACAGGTGCCTGGTTTGATACTCAGGAAACTCTTAATGGATACTACCATGTATTTGAGCAGATTCTTACTGATTATGGTATTCCTTATAAGTTTCTTACTGATAAACGAACTGTATTTACTTACAAGAAAAAAGGTGCCTTATCTGACGACAAAGACACCTATACACAGTTTGCATACGCCTGTAAGCAACTTGGCACACAGCTTGAATCAAGCAGCGTACCACAGGCTAAAGGACGTATAGAACGATTGAATCAGACTTTACAGTCACGCCTGCCTATTGAGTTTAGACTCGCAGGCGTAACCGATATCCATAAAGCCAATGAATTCATTTACCACTACATAAAAGAATTCAATGAGAAGTTCGCACTTCCACTTTATGGTATCAAATCTGTCTTTGAAACGCAACCATCTAAAGAAAAAATAAATCTTACTTTGGCGGTTTTAACTGAGAGAACTGTTGATGCCGGACATGCGATTCAATTCGAGAAGAAATTTTATAAGATGATAGATAATAAAGGATTGCAGACCCATTATCGAAAAGGTACCAAGGTTATGCTTATCAAGGCATTTGATAGGTCTATGTTTGTGTGCGTAAATGACAAAGATATTTATGCACTGGAAGAAATACCGGCTCATGAGCATAAATCTAAGGACTTGGACGCTGACTACAAACAGCCAAAACCTAGAAAGCCTTATATACCTCCAATGAACCATCCTTGGAGATTGGATGCCTTTAATAAATTCGCACACTCACAGCCACACAGAATTGAAGAAGACATAAAAAGTGCATAA
- the rsfS gene encoding ribosome silencing factor, which produces MELKEIVKKIYNIIEEKKGEDIKVIDIAKVSTIADYFIIASANNINQVQAISDEIDFILGKEGIMPKAIEGNKNASWMLLDYNDIVVHIFLREDRAFYDLDRIWRDGKEIEM; this is translated from the coding sequence ATGGAACTGAAAGAAATTGTAAAGAAGATTTATAATATAATTGAAGAGAAAAAAGGTGAAGATATCAAGGTTATTGATATTGCTAAGGTGAGTACTATTGCAGATTATTTTATAATAGCCAGCGCGAACAATATAAATCAGGTGCAGGCTATATCAGATGAAATAGACTTTATTCTTGGTAAGGAGGGTATTATGCCAAAGGCTATAGAGGGCAATAAAAATGCAAGCTGGATGCTTTTGGACTATAATGATATAGTAGTTCATATCTTCTTGAGAGAGGATAGAGCATTCTATGATCTGGATAGAATCTGGAGAGACGGAAAAGAAATAGAAATGTAG
- the yqeK gene encoding bis(5'-nucleosyl)-tetraphosphatase (symmetrical) YqeK has translation MFDFSRERIDIIKADLKEKLPKKRYEHTLGVAYTSAALAMRYGEDIIKAELSGILHDIAKAKKLPKLKELMIGFDDPYTDAGYVEMVSDKAPQILHAIYAPYLAKKNYNIEDKDILSAIRWHTTGKKDMSILEKIVFVADYIEPNRKQLPSLDEIRTLAFQDITKAVERIAMSTIEFLNDQDVYIDRYIYELISDEV, from the coding sequence ATGTTTGATTTTAGTCGAGAAAGAATAGATATCATAAAGGCTGATTTAAAAGAGAAATTACCAAAAAAGAGATATGAGCATACCTTGGGAGTAGCTTATACATCAGCAGCTTTGGCTATGCGTTACGGAGAGGATATCATAAAGGCTGAGCTTTCAGGTATTTTGCATGACATTGCCAAAGCCAAAAAGTTGCCAAAGCTAAAAGAACTTATGATAGGATTTGATGATCCATATACTGATGCAGGTTATGTGGAAATGGTATCAGATAAAGCACCTCAGATCCTGCATGCGATATATGCACCATATCTGGCAAAGAAAAACTATAACATAGAAGATAAAGATATTTTATCTGCAATAAGATGGCATACTACCGGGAAAAAGGATATGTCTATCTTAGAAAAAATTGTATTTGTGGCAGATTATATTGAGCCAAATAGAAAACAACTGCCAAGTCTTGATGAGATAAGAACATTAGCATTTCAAGATATAACAAAGGCGGTAGAAAGAATCGCAATGTCAACCATTGAATTTTTAAATGATCAGGATGTATACATAGATAGATATATATATGAATTGATAAGTGATGAGGTGTAG
- the nadD gene encoding nicotinate-nucleotide adenylyltransferase gives MRRIGILGGTFDPIHLGHLILAEKAKDKCGLDEVWFMPAKTPPHKLDKRVSEFSDRKAMIDLAIEEYKYFYCSDFENTLEGNSYTYNTLERLQSEYIDDEFYFIMGADSFYEIESWRNPDIILRIVKLIVASRDYSNENLTLKKHFEYLKSKYEIKGIYFLDTMDIDISSTKIRELLKLGDDIKNYVPESVCRYIKEKKVYV, from the coding sequence ATGAGAAGGATCGGTATTCTGGGAGGTACATTTGACCCTATACATTTGGGTCATCTAATACTTGCAGAGAAAGCAAAAGATAAATGTGGTCTTGATGAAGTGTGGTTCATGCCTGCAAAAACACCACCGCATAAACTTGATAAAAGAGTGAGCGAGTTTTCAGATCGAAAGGCTATGATTGATTTGGCTATAGAAGAGTATAAATATTTTTATTGTTCTGACTTTGAGAATACCTTAGAGGGGAATTCATACACTTATAATACACTTGAAAGGCTTCAATCAGAGTATATTGATGATGAATTTTATTTTATTATGGGTGCTGATTCTTTTTACGAGATAGAAAGTTGGAGAAATCCTGATATTATATTGAGGATTGTAAAACTTATAGTGGCATCAAGAGATTATAGTAATGAGAATCTTACATTAAAAAAACATTTTGAATATCTAAAGAGTAAATACGAGATTAAGGGTATTTACTTTTTGGATACCATGGATATTGATATATCGTCAACCAAGATAAGAGAATTGCTGAAGTTGGGAGATGATATTAAAAACTATGTTCCGGAGAGTGTTTGTAGGTATATAAAAGAGAAGAAAGTATATGTTTGA
- the yhbY gene encoding ribosome assembly RNA-binding protein YhbY has protein sequence MNSRQRAYLKGLAMNLDPIMQIGKASLTDESVAAVAEAMEPRELIKISVLKNCADDPKIIANEIANLTRSEVVQVIGKKIILYKQADEPKNRKIKLPK, from the coding sequence ATGAATAGTAGACAAAGAGCATATTTAAAGGGATTGGCAATGAACCTTGACCCTATAATGCAAATAGGTAAAGCTTCCCTTACAGATGAGAGTGTTGCAGCTGTTGCAGAGGCCATGGAGCCTAGAGAACTGATAAAAATTTCAGTGTTAAAAAATTGTGCAGATGATCCTAAGATAATTGCAAATGAAATTGCAAATTTGACCAGAAGTGAAGTGGTACAGGTTATAGGAAAGAAGATTATTTTGTACAAGCAGGCTGATGAGCCTAAAAACAGAAAGATAAAACTTCCCAAATAA